The Halofilum ochraceum DNA window CTCGTGCCCTCGATATCGAGCATGACGGGACCGAGCGGCATCAGCGGGCCTCCAGCAGGACGACGGCATGCGCGGCGATACCCTCGCCGCGGCCGATGCCGCCGATACCCTCGTGCGTGGTCGCCTTTACGTTGACCGCGCGCCGGTCCAGATCGAGTTCGGCGGCGATGCCCTCGCGCATGGCGTCGATGTGCGGACCGATGCGCGGGCGCTCGGCGATGAGGGTGAGGTCGGCGTTGACGGCGACCCAGCCGCGATCGCGCACGAGCGCCACCGTGCGCCGCAGCAGTTTCTGGCCGGAGGCGCCGGCCCAGGCCGGTTCGGTGTCCGGGAAGTGGCGGCCGATATCGCCCAGCGCGGCGGCGCCGAGCAGGGCGTCGCAGAGGGCGTGCAGCGCGACGTCACCGTCCGAGTGGGCGCGCAGGCCAAACGGCGCATCGATCCGCACGCCGCCAAGCATCACGTGATCGCCGTCCGTGGTCGCGTGTACGTCGTATCCGTGTCCGATTCGCATGTTCATTGTCCGCCGCGCATCGCCAGCACGGCCTCCGCCAGTGGGAGGTCGTGCGGGCGCGTGATCTTGATATTGGCCGGGTCGCCCTCGACCAGGCGCGGGGCAAAGCCGGCGCGCTCCATGGCCGAGGCCTCGTCGGTGATGGCCGGATCCGTGGCATCGCCGAGTGCGTCACGAAGCGTACCACCGTGGAAGAGCTGTGGCGTCAACGCCTGCCACAGCCCGGTGCGATCCTCGGTGGCCGCGACCCGCCCGTCGGCATCGGCGCGCTTGAGCGTGTCGCGGACCGGGATGGCGAGGAGCGCACCGGCCGGATCCGATGCCCACGCGAGCAGCCGCTCGATCTCTTCGCCCGAGAGACATGGCCGCGCGCCGTCGTGCACGAGCACCGGCCCGTCGCTATCGGCGGCGAGCGCGTCCAGCCCCGCGGCCACCGAGGCCGCCCGGCTGGCGCCACCGATGACGGTCTGTACGCGTGCGTCGCTAGCCGGTGGCAGTTCGGCGAAGCGGTCGTCGTCGCGTGCCAGGGCGACCACGAGTCGTCGCAGGCCCGGGTGCGCCAGCAGCGGCGCCAGCCCCCACTCGATCACGGTGCGGCCGGCCAGGGGGAGATAGGTCTTGGGGGTCGGGCCACCCATGCGCGCGCCGGCGCCGGCGGCGGGGACGACCACACTGAACGCCACCGGGCTCACGGGCGGTCGGTGTCCAGCGCGGGGCTGTCTTTCTTCGGGGCCGAGTCCGGCGATCCGTCCGAGCCGGCATCCGGCAGCGGTTCCACGTCGTTGTCCGTCTTCTCAATCACGCGGAAAAAGGTCTCGCCCTCACCCACCATCCCGAGCTCCGATCGCGCCCGTGCCTCGACCGCCTCCATGCCCTTTTTGAGGTCACGCACCTCGGCGGCCAGCGCCTGGTTGCGTTCGCGCAAGCGGGCGTTGTGCTCTTCCTGCTTCGCGATTTCCTTTTGCAGGCGGTGGACCTCGGCCAGACCGCCATCAGCGAACCACAGGCGATACTGCAGCGTGAGCAGCAGCGCGACGAGCACGGCGATCAGGACTTTCAATACGCCTCCCGCGGCCGCTCCCGGCCGCCGGTCCGATCAGGCGAGCGGACCGAACACGCCCCGGCCACCGTAGCGGCCGCGATCGCCCAGCCGTTCCTCGATGCGAAGGAGTTCATTGTACTTGGCCACGCGATCGGACCGGGAAGCGGACCCCGTCTTGATCTGGCCGGCGCCGGTCGCGACCGCGAGCTGCGCGATGAACGTGTCCTCGGTCTCGCCCGAGCGATGCGACACGACGTTCCGGTAACCCGCTGCATCGGCCATGCGCATCGCCTCCAGCGTCTCGGTGAGCGTGCCGATCTGGTTGACCTTGATCAGGATCGCGTTCGCGGCCGCGCGGTCGATGCCCTCCTGCAGGATCGACGGGTTGGTGACGAACAGGTCGTCGCCGACCAGCTGCACCTTGTCGCCGAGGCGGCGGGTGAGTTCGATCCAGCCGTCCCAGTCGCCCTCGGCCATACCGTCCTCGATGGAAAGGATCGGGTACTGGTCGACCCAGGCCGAGAGGTATTCGATGAAGCCGTCGGCGTCGAAGCTGCGGCCCTCGGACTCGAGGTTGTAGGTGCCGTCTTGGTGGAACTCGGAGCTGGCGACGTCGAGCGCGAGCCAGACGTCGCGGCCCGGGCGATAGCCGGCCGCGTTCACCGCCTCGAGGATGGTCTCGATGGCGGCCTCGTTCGAGGGCAGGTCCGGGGCGAAGCCACCCTCGTCGCCGACGCCGGTCGCGAAACCGCGCTGGCCCAGCACCTTCTTGAGCGCGTGGAAGATCTCGGTGCCGCAGCGCAGGGCCTCGGAGAAGGTCTCGGCGCCGGCCGGCACGATCATGAACTCCTGCAGGTCGACGCTGTTGTCGGCGTGCGCGCCGCCGTTGAGGATATTCATCAGCGGCACCGGCAGCGTGCGCGCCCGGTCGCCGCCGAGGTGTTCGTACACCGGCACGCCGGCCTCGGCGGCCGCGGCCCGCGCGGTGGCCAGCGAGACCGCCAGCAGCGCATTGGCGCCCAGCCGGCCCTTGTTATCGGTCCCGTCGAGATCGATCAGCGCGCGATCGAGCGCCGCCTGGTCGCCGCCCTCAAAACCGTTCATCGCCGGACGGATCTCGCGGTGGACGTTGGCGACCGCGTTGCGCACGCCCTTGCCGAGGTAGCGGCTCTTGTCACCATCACGCAGCTCGATGGCCTCGCGCACACCGGTCGATGCCCCCG harbors:
- the eno gene encoding phosphopyruvate hydratase; the encoded protein is MSEIVDIRAREILDSRGNPTIEADVFLASGSYGRAAVPSGASTGVREAIELRDGDKSRYLGKGVRNAVANVHREIRPAMNGFEGGDQAALDRALIDLDGTDNKGRLGANALLAVSLATARAAAAEAGVPVYEHLGGDRARTLPVPLMNILNGGAHADNSVDLQEFMIVPAGAETFSEALRCGTEIFHALKKVLGQRGFATGVGDEGGFAPDLPSNEAAIETILEAVNAAGYRPGRDVWLALDVASSEFHQDGTYNLESEGRSFDADGFIEYLSAWVDQYPILSIEDGMAEGDWDGWIELTRRLGDKVQLVGDDLFVTNPSILQEGIDRAAANAILIKVNQIGTLTETLEAMRMADAAGYRNVVSHRSGETEDTFIAQLAVATGAGQIKTGSASRSDRVAKYNELLRIEERLGDRGRYGGRGVFGPLA
- the ftsB gene encoding cell division protein FtsB, with translation MKVLIAVLVALLLTLQYRLWFADGGLAEVHRLQKEIAKQEEHNARLRERNQALAAEVRDLKKGMEAVEARARSELGMVGEGETFFRVIEKTDNDVEPLPDAGSDGSPDSAPKKDSPALDTDRP
- the ispF gene encoding 2-C-methyl-D-erythritol 2,4-cyclodiphosphate synthase encodes the protein MRIGHGYDVHATTDGDHVMLGGVRIDAPFGLRAHSDGDVALHALCDALLGAAALGDIGRHFPDTEPAWAGASGQKLLRRTVALVRDRGWVAVNADLTLIAERPRIGPHIDAMREGIAAELDLDRRAVNVKATTHEGIGGIGRGEGIAAHAVVLLEAR
- the ispD gene encoding 2-C-methyl-D-erythritol 4-phosphate cytidylyltransferase; amino-acid sequence: MSPVAFSVVVPAAGAGARMGGPTPKTYLPLAGRTVIEWGLAPLLAHPGLRRLVVALARDDDRFAELPPASDARVQTVIGGASRAASVAAGLDALAADSDGPVLVHDGARPCLSGEEIERLLAWASDPAGALLAIPVRDTLKRADADGRVAATEDRTGLWQALTPQLFHGGTLRDALGDATDPAITDEASAMERAGFAPRLVEGDPANIKITRPHDLPLAEAVLAMRGGQ